The Winslowiella toletana region TTTGCCGCCGCTTTGGTAAAGCTCCTCTCTCTGGCAATCACAATCAGTGAAAGTAAGTCATTAAAATTATCTTTTAGCATGGGCAAATCCGTGGTCGGCGAGTGGATTGAAAAAATTGATGCCTGACGGTAGGCAATCCCTGTTGCGATATCCCGCCCGTTAATGAAGATACATCATTATAACGGACTTGAGGTGATTCACTAATGAGTCTGGTTCATAACGCCGACAGGTTAGTGTTTAACGGCTTTATTGAAAATAAGAATTATTATCAAAAATAATTGTGTTTATTTATTTATCCTGATGACTGTCACCGACAGTAATTATATTACCGCTTTAATTGCGCAAACTTTCGCCATATTTGTCTTAATTATAAATCTACTCGGATTTGTGCCAGGAAGAGCGGAGATAATCACCAAAATAGCCAGTCATCTCCTGTGATTAAAATTAATAAGAACATAATTCAGGCATAAAAATTACAATTAGTAATATATGTATCCATGTTATTATTTAATTGTTTTAAATCCCGCCAATTTTTTAACTTTGCTATTACTTTTAAGCATGTGAGAGTCGTAATGCTATGCTGCTTCAAAAAGAGACTACCCGCCGTAAGTTTTTAATCGGCTCGCTGATGGCACTGCCGGTCAGCGACATGATATTTAAAGGTCTGACTGCTGCCGAGGCGGCAGAAATGGCCGCTCCGGAACTGCTGGACTATAAACCAATCTTCTTTACCACCGAGCAGTGGCAGTTTGTGATGGCTGCCTGTGACCGTTTAATTCCGGCCGGTGGTAAAGGCAACGCGCCTGGCGCACTGGAAACCAACGTGCCGATCTTTATCGATCAGCAGCTGCATGGCGATCTGGGTGATGAGATCTATATGCAGGGGCCTTTCGAGCCGCATGCGCCTGCCACCATGGGCTATCAGATTCCCTATCGTCCGCAGCAAATCTTCAAAATCGGTATTGAGCTGACTAACCGCTGGTGCCAGCAGCAATACCAACAGCCTTTCCGTCTGTTGTCCGATCGGGACAAAGAGACGGTACTGACGCAGTTACAAAACAATCAGATCGACTTTGCCAGCATGGGAGAGGACGCCCTGAAACCGGCTCAATTCTTTAGCGAACTGCTTTCTGAAACCAAACACGGCTATCTCTCCGATCCGATGTACGGTGGCAACAAAGGCATGAAAGCATGGATTGCCATTGGCTTTCCTGGTGCACGCGCCAGCTACCTGGAGTGGGTTAAACAGCACAACGTGCCTTATCCATTAGGTCCGGTGAGTATTGAGGGCGCACGCGCCTGAACCTTTTGAGTTTTTTTTAAGTTTTTTGCAGATTGACAGGGTTAACAATGGCACAGCTGAATAAAGAAGAAGTCGACGTCGTCGTCGTCGGCCTGGGATGGGCTGGCTCGCTGATGAGTATCGAGCTGGCAATGGCCGGATTAAAAGTCCGCGCGCTGGAGCGCGGTCCGGACCGCAATTACGATGCGTTTGCTTATCCGAAACCGGCCGACGAATACGCTTACGCCGTACGTAACAAAGTGATGGCGACCCCGGCAGAAGCGGCGGTAACCGTGCGACACAATATGCGTCAGACTGCACTACCGACGCGCAAATGGGGCGCATTCTGTCCGGGTAACGGAGTGGGCGGTTCAGGCCTGCACTGGACGGCAGTGTTAATTCGCCCAACGCCGACCGACCTGAAACTGAAAACCTATGCCGATCAGGCGTATAAGCCAGGTATTCTCGCCGAAGAGATGGAAATTGGCGATTTCCCGTTTAGCTGGGATGAGATCGAACCTTACTACGAAAAGTTTGAAATGATCTGTGGTCAGTCGGGGCAAACCGGCAATCTGCGCGGAAAAATTCTGGAAGGCGGCGATCCTTTTGAAGGCCCGCGAGCGAATCCTTATCCGTTGCCGCCGCTCGATGATACCCTTAACAACACGATGTTTGTTAAAGCGGCGAAAAAGCTCGGCTATCATCCGTTCCCGAATCCGTCCGCTTGCGTTTCCCGCCCGTGGACCAACCCGTACGGTAATCAGATCGCGCCTTGTAACTATTGCGGCTATTGCAGTAAATACCCGTGCCTGAACTACTCGAAAGCATCGCCGCAAACTGCGGTTATGGATGCATTAAAACGTATGGACAACTTCTCTTATGAAGTGCATGCCAACGTGATGAAAGTGGTACTGCACGAGGATAAGAAAACCGCCAAAGGCGTGCTTTACATTGATGAGCAGGGTAACGAGTGCTTCCAGCCCGCGAAAATCGTGGTGCTGAGCGGCTTCCAGTTCGTTAACGTGCGTCTGATGCTGTTATCCGGCATTGGTCAGCCGTATAACCCGATCACCAATGAAGGGGTGGTTGGGCGTAACTATGCCTTCCTCAGCAACGGCGGTGCCACGCTGTTCTTCAAAGATAAAAACTTTAATCCTTTCGCCACTGCCGGTGCGACCGGACAGATGTTTAATGACATTTCGCCAGGCAACTTTGATGGTCCGTCATTGGGCTTTATTGGCGGGGCGAAGATCCACAGTTCTCAGGCAACCGGCACGCCAATCAGCACCGCGTTACCTAAAGGAACGCCAGGCTGGGGTAGCGGCTGGAAAGAGGGGCTGGAAGAGTGGTATGGCCATTCGATGAAAATCAGCATTACCACCACCTGTATGTCTTATCGCGATATCTATCTTGACCTCGATCCGAACTATAAAGACGAGTACGGCTATCCGCTGCTGCGCATGACTTTCGACTGGAAAGAGAACGAGCTGAAACTGCAACAGCATCTGCGTGGCATTGTCGGCGATATCACTAAAGAGCTGAACCCTGACAGCTACAGCGAAAGCTTCCTCGGCATGGATGCGCATTTTGATCTGACTAAATACGTCTCTACTCACAATGTCGGTGGTGCAGTGATGGGCGATTCGCCGAAGACCTCGGCGTTAAATCGTTACCTACAAAGCTGGGATGTGCATAACGTGTTTGTGCCGGGCGGCAACGCGTTCCCACAGAACTTCCAGGCAAACCCGACTGATACCATCGGTGCCATCACCCTGATGGCGGCGCAGGCAATCAAAGATCAGTACCTGAAAAATCCGGGCCCTCTGGTGCAGGCATAAGTGAGATGAAAATGATCAAAGCTAAAGGTTTTTTTATCGCAAATGCGCTGGTGGTGGCACTGGGTTGGGCAGCCAGCGCGCAGGCGGATAATGCTGAGCTGATTAAGCGAGGCGAGTATATTTCCCGGCTGGGTGATTGCAGTGCTTGTCACTCGATTCCGGGTAAAGCTGAGTTTTCCGGGGGGTTGGCGATTGAGTCGAATCTGGGCACCATTTATTCGACCAATATCACCCCCGATAAGCAGCATGGTATTGGTCATTACAGCGAGCAGCAATTTGCGGATGCGGTGCGTAAGGGCGTGCTGCCGGATGGCACCCGTTTGTATCCGGCGATGCCGTATCCTGATTATGTGAAAATCAGTGATGAGGATATGCATGCGCTTTACGTCTATTTCATGCAGGGAGTAAAGGCCAGCGCGGAACAGCCGCCGAAGACCGATCTCAGCTTTCCGTTTAGCCAGCGCTGGGGAATGCGTTTCTGGAACTGGGCATTCACCAGTGATACGCCTTTCCAGCCGATTGGCGGCGCTTCTGCGCAGATCAATCGTGGTGCCTACCTGGTGGAAAGTCTCGGGCACTGCGGCAGTTGCCATACCCCACGTGGTCTGGGTATGAATGAGAAAGCCCTCGACAGCAGCGAGCCGCAGTTCCTTGCCGGTGGCAATCTCAACGGCTGGGATGTGCCGACCCTGCGCGGCTTGCCGCGCTGGAGCGAGCAGGAAATTGTCGATTATCTGGCAACCGGACGTAACGACAAAGCGGCAGTGGGCGGGGAAATGACCTCGGTAGTCGAGCACAGCACCTCGTATATGACTGATGAAGACTTGCGCTCGATTGCGGCTTACCTGAAGTTCCTCGGTGGTAATCCACCGCTGGTGAAAGGTGATGAGCAAGCGGCACAGGCAACCGAAGCCAAACTGACGGCAGCGAAAAATCTGACCCTCGGCGAGCGCCTTTATCTTGATAACTGCGGTGCCTGCCACTTTGTTACCGGCAAAGGTTCACCAGCAATCTTCCCGCAGCTGGATCAGGCAACCATCGTCAATACGCAGGATCCGGGTGGGTTGATTCATACCATTCTCGCGGGCGCTCAGCAGCCGTCTACTGCCCGTGCACCTTCAACACTGGCGATGCCAGGTTTTGCTCAACGTCTGAATGACGATGAAGTCGCGCAGCTTGCGACCTTTATTCGTCAGGGCTGGAGCAATAACGCCGCGGCAGTCAGCGCAGACCAGGTAAAAAAGGTAAGAGAAAACCTAAAGCATTAATAATCAGTGATTAACCGGGGCGGTTGAAACTTCGCCCAGGTCACAACTCTGCTGTCGCGGCGGTGTTCTTGCCGCCGCGACAAATTACCTGCGGTTAACCCCTCGCCAAACTGACTTCACCGCTTCGCTAAGGGCTGACGACCGGCCACGCCTCTTTCCTGAGTCACTCTTTCCCAACATAGATTAACCCGCAGCTGAATTGATGAATTTTTTTTATGATCGAGAATCGGCCGATCGACAGACTGATTTTTCTCAATTTTTTCATCAATCTGCGAGCAAAATCACTCTTCAAAACTGGCTAAATTTCATTCATATGTCACATTCCAATGTTACATGTGTAAAATATTGTTTTATATGTGTTAATCTTCTGACTTCCTTATCGGACAGAATTATCAACAATATAAATACCGTTAAATATTCATTTAATATTTTGCAGTTATGATTTTTGCGTAGTGCATCACAGTCTGTTTAATCGATTTACGGCTGACTATTAGCACAAATTGCTAAAACATCAAATGTTAAAGGCTTAAGGAAATTTAACAATGTCTGAGTTCCTGCCCTTTTCCCGTCCCGCGTTGGGTGAAAGCGAATTAGCTGCCGTCCGTGAGGTTTTTACCTCCGGCTGGATTACTACTGGCCCCAAAAATCAGCAGCTGGAGCAGGCATTTTGTCAGTTGACCGGTAATCAACACGCTATCGCGCTGAGT contains the following coding sequences:
- a CDS encoding gluconate 2-dehydrogenase subunit 3 family protein, with protein sequence MLLQKETTRRKFLIGSLMALPVSDMIFKGLTAAEAAEMAAPELLDYKPIFFTTEQWQFVMAACDRLIPAGGKGNAPGALETNVPIFIDQQLHGDLGDEIYMQGPFEPHAPATMGYQIPYRPQQIFKIGIELTNRWCQQQYQQPFRLLSDRDKETVLTQLQNNQIDFASMGEDALKPAQFFSELLSETKHGYLSDPMYGGNKGMKAWIAIGFPGARASYLEWVKQHNVPYPLGPVSIEGARA
- a CDS encoding GMC family oxidoreductase is translated as MAQLNKEEVDVVVVGLGWAGSLMSIELAMAGLKVRALERGPDRNYDAFAYPKPADEYAYAVRNKVMATPAEAAVTVRHNMRQTALPTRKWGAFCPGNGVGGSGLHWTAVLIRPTPTDLKLKTYADQAYKPGILAEEMEIGDFPFSWDEIEPYYEKFEMICGQSGQTGNLRGKILEGGDPFEGPRANPYPLPPLDDTLNNTMFVKAAKKLGYHPFPNPSACVSRPWTNPYGNQIAPCNYCGYCSKYPCLNYSKASPQTAVMDALKRMDNFSYEVHANVMKVVLHEDKKTAKGVLYIDEQGNECFQPAKIVVLSGFQFVNVRLMLLSGIGQPYNPITNEGVVGRNYAFLSNGGATLFFKDKNFNPFATAGATGQMFNDISPGNFDGPSLGFIGGAKIHSSQATGTPISTALPKGTPGWGSGWKEGLEEWYGHSMKISITTTCMSYRDIYLDLDPNYKDEYGYPLLRMTFDWKENELKLQQHLRGIVGDITKELNPDSYSESFLGMDAHFDLTKYVSTHNVGGAVMGDSPKTSALNRYLQSWDVHNVFVPGGNAFPQNFQANPTDTIGAITLMAAQAIKDQYLKNPGPLVQA
- a CDS encoding c-type cytochrome translates to MKMIKAKGFFIANALVVALGWAASAQADNAELIKRGEYISRLGDCSACHSIPGKAEFSGGLAIESNLGTIYSTNITPDKQHGIGHYSEQQFADAVRKGVLPDGTRLYPAMPYPDYVKISDEDMHALYVYFMQGVKASAEQPPKTDLSFPFSQRWGMRFWNWAFTSDTPFQPIGGASAQINRGAYLVESLGHCGSCHTPRGLGMNEKALDSSEPQFLAGGNLNGWDVPTLRGLPRWSEQEIVDYLATGRNDKAAVGGEMTSVVEHSTSYMTDEDLRSIAAYLKFLGGNPPLVKGDEQAAQATEAKLTAAKNLTLGERLYLDNCGACHFVTGKGSPAIFPQLDQATIVNTQDPGGLIHTILAGAQQPSTARAPSTLAMPGFAQRLNDDEVAQLATFIRQGWSNNAAAVSADQVKKVRENLKH